One window from the genome of Ailuropoda melanoleuca isolate Jingjing chromosome 5, ASM200744v2, whole genome shotgun sequence encodes:
- the PFDN6 gene encoding prefoldin subunit 6, with amino-acid sequence MAELIQKKLQGEVEKYQQLQKDLSKSMSGRQKLEAQLTENNIVKEELALLDGSNVVFKLLGPVLVKQELGEARATVGKRLDYITAEIKRYESQLRDLEQQSEQQRETLAQLQQEFQRAQAAKAGASGKA; translated from the exons ATGGCCGAGCTAATCCAGAAGAAGCTACAGGGAGAAGTGGAGAAATATCAGCAGCTACAGAAGG ACTTGAGTAAATCCATGTCAGGGCGGCAGAAGCTTGAAGCGCAACTAACAGAAAATAATATCGTGAAGGAG GAGCTGGCCCTGCTAGATGGGTCCAACGTGGTCTTTAAACTTCTGGGTCCTGTGCTGGTCAAACAGGAGCTGGGAGAGGCTCGGGCCACTGTGGGGAAGAGGCTGGACTATATCACAGCTGAAAT tAAGCGATACGAATCCCAGCTCCGGGACCTCGAACAGCAGtcagagcaacagagggagaccCTGGCTCAGCTCCAGCAGGAGTTCCAGCGGGCGCAGGCAGCCAAGGCAGGGGCTTCTGGAAAGGCCTGA
- the RGL2 gene encoding ral guanine nucleotide dissociation stimulator-like 2 isoform X1, translated as MLPRPLRLLWDTSPPGGVVLSSFRSRDPEEGGGPGGQGVGGGQEEEEEEEEDEAPVSVWDEEEDGATFTVTSRQYRPLDPLAPTPPPRSSRRLRAGTLEALVRHLLDARTSGADVTFTSAFLATHRAFTSTPALLGLVADRLEALQSHPADELERTIGVAISVLSTWLASHPEDFGSEVKGQLDRLESFLLRTGYAAGEGVGGGSADLIRNLRSRVDPQAPDLPKPLALPGDPPADPTDVLVFLADHLAEQLTLLDAELFLNLVPSQCLGSLWGHRDRPGHSHLCPSVRATVTQFNKVAGAVVSSVLGATSTGEGPGEVTVRPLRPPQRARLLEKWIRVAEECRLLRNFSSVYAVVSALQSSPIHRLRAAWGEAARDSLRIFSSLCHIFSEEDNYSQSRELLLQEVKLQPSLEPNSKKAPRSGSRGGGVVPYLGTFLKDLVMLDAASKDELENGYINFDKRRKEFAVLSELRRLQNECRGYDLRPDPDIQRWLQGLRPLTEAQSHRVSCEVEPPGTSDPPAPRVLRPTLVISQWTEVLGSVGGPTPLVSWDRPSVGGDEVPGTPAPLLTRLAQHMKWPSVSSLDSALESTPSLHSPADPSHLSPPASSPRPSRGHRRSASCGSPLSGGAEGASKGTGYGGGGSGPGASDCRIIRVQMELGEDGSVYKSILVTSQDKAPSVISRVLKKNNRNSAVASEYELVQLLPGERELTIPPSANVFYAMDGASHDFLLRQRRRPSAATLGLTSSPSASGTPPSEGGGGSFPRIKATGRKIARALF; from the exons ATGCTCCCGCGGCCCCTGCGGCTGCTTTGGGACACGAGTCCCCCCGGGGGAGTCGTGCTGAGCAGCTTCCGGAGCCGAGACCCCGAAGAGGGTGGGGGCCCAGGTGGCCAGGGCGTGggcggggggcaggaggaagaggaggaggaggaagaagacgaG GCCCCTGTGTCTGTctgggatgaggaggaggatggtGCCACCTTCACTGTCACAAGCCGCCAGTATCGGCCTCTTGATCCCTTG GCCCCAACACCTCCCCCGCGTTCCTCCAGAAGGCTCCGAGCTGGCACTCTGGAGGCCCTGGTCAGACACCTGCTGGATGCCCGGACATCAGGGGCTGACGTGACCTTCACATCAGCTTTCCTGGCCACCCACCGGGCCTTCACCTCCACGCCTGCCCTGCTAGGGCTTGTGGCTGACAG gCTGGAAGCCCTTCAATCTCATCCTGCTGATGAACTAGAGAGGACAATAGG GGTAGCCATCTCTGTACTGTCCACCTGGCTGGCCTCTCACCCTGAGGATTTTGGCTCTGAGGTCAAGGGTCAGCTTGACCGGCTTGAGAGCTTCTTGCTTCGGACCGGGTATGCAGCAGGGGAGGGTGTTGGGGGGGGCAGCGCTGACCTCATCCGCAACCTCCGGTCCCGGGTGGACCCCCAGGCCCCCGACCTTCCTAAGCCCCTGGCCCTCCCCGGCGATCCCCCTGCTGACCCCACGGATGTCCTGGTGTTCCTCGCTGACCACTTGGCCGAACAGCTGACCCTGCTAGATGCG GAGCTGTTTCTCAATCTGGTCCCCTCTCAGTGCCTGGGGAGCCTGTGGGGTCACAGAGACCGGCCAGGACATTCCCACCTCTGCCCATCTGTCCGAGCTACTGTCACACAGTTCAACAAGGTGGCAGGGGCCGTGGTCAGCTCTGTCCTGGGGGCTACCTCAACTGGAGAGGGGCCCGGGGAGGTGACTGTTCGGCCACTCCGTCCTCCCCAGAGGGCCCGGCTCCTGGAGAAGTGGATCCGCGTGGCAGAG GAGTGTCGTCTGCTCCGAAACTTCTCTTCAGTTTATGCTGTTGTGTCGGCCCTGCAATCCAGCCCCATCCACAGGCTTCGAGCAGCCTGGGGGGAAGCAGCcag ggACAGCCTCAGAATCTTCTCCAGCCTCTGCCACATTTTCTCCGAGGAGGATAATTATTCCCAGAGCCGGGAGCTCCTTTTGCAG GAGGTGAAGCTGCAGCCCTCTCTGGAGCCAAATTCCAAGAAGGCCCCGAGGTCTGGCTCCCGGGGTGGG ggtgtggtcccataCCTTGGCACCTTCTTGAAGGACCTGGTCATGCTGGATGCAGCCTCCAAGGATGAGCTGGAG AACGGATACATCAATTTTGACAAGCGGAGGAAG GAGTTTGCTGTCCTTTCTGAGCTGCGGCGGCTCCAGAACGAATGTCGTGGCTATGACCTCCGACCTGATCCTGATATCCAGCGGTGGCTACAGGGGCTCCGGCCACTGACAGAGGCCCAGAG CCACCGAGTGTCCTGTGAGGTGGAACCACCTGGTACCAGTGACCCTCCTGCCCCACGGGTGCTTCGGCCAACGCTGGTCATCTCACAGTGGACAGA GGTTCTGGGCTCTGTTGGGGGACCCACCCCCCTGGTCTCCTGGGACCGGCCCAGCGTGGGGGGAGATGAGGTGCCTGGAACCCCAGCTCCTTTGCTGACCCGGCTGGCCCAG CACATGAAGTGGCCGTCTGTCTCATCTCTGGACTCTGCCCTGGAAAGCACTCCATCCCTGCACAGTCCGGCTGACCCCAGCCACCTCtcccccccagcctcctctcctaGGCCTTCTCGAGGTCACCGCCGCTCTGCCTCCTGtggttccccactcagtgggggtgcagagggggcCTCCAAGGGGACTGGATACGGAGGTGGGGGGTCTGGGCCAGGGGCCTCTGATTGCCGAATCATCCGAGTCCAGATGGAACTGGGGGAAGATGGCAGTGTCTACAAGAGCATCTTG GTGACAAGCCAGGACAAGGCTCCAAGTGTCATCAGTCGTGTGCTTAAGAAAAACAATCGCAATTCTGCGGTGGCTTCAGAGTATGAGCTCGTGCAGCTGCTACCAGGGGAGCGAG AGCTGACCATCCCACCCTCGGCTAACGTCTTCTATGCTATGGATGGAGCTTCACACGATTTCCTCCTACGGCAGCGGCGAAGGCCCTCTGCTGCTACACTGGGTCTCACCAGCAGCCCTTCTGCCTCAGGAACTCCCCcaagtgagggaggagggggttcCTTTCCCAGGATCAAGGCCACAGGGAGGAAGATTGCCCGGGCACTGTTCTGA
- the RGL2 gene encoding ral guanine nucleotide dissociation stimulator-like 2 isoform X2, with translation MLSSGTNGGGQEQDLGAQEGPEIGFGALRPWTPGSRGWAPVSVWDEEEDGATFTVTSRQYRPLDPLAPTPPPRSSRRLRAGTLEALVRHLLDARTSGADVTFTSAFLATHRAFTSTPALLGLVADRLEALQSHPADELERTIGVAISVLSTWLASHPEDFGSEVKGQLDRLESFLLRTGYAAGEGVGGGSADLIRNLRSRVDPQAPDLPKPLALPGDPPADPTDVLVFLADHLAEQLTLLDAELFLNLVPSQCLGSLWGHRDRPGHSHLCPSVRATVTQFNKVAGAVVSSVLGATSTGEGPGEVTVRPLRPPQRARLLEKWIRVAEECRLLRNFSSVYAVVSALQSSPIHRLRAAWGEAARDSLRIFSSLCHIFSEEDNYSQSRELLLQEVKLQPSLEPNSKKAPRSGSRGGGVVPYLGTFLKDLVMLDAASKDELENGYINFDKRRKEFAVLSELRRLQNECRGYDLRPDPDIQRWLQGLRPLTEAQSHRVSCEVEPPGTSDPPAPRVLRPTLVISQWTEVLGSVGGPTPLVSWDRPSVGGDEVPGTPAPLLTRLAQHMKWPSVSSLDSALESTPSLHSPADPSHLSPPASSPRPSRGHRRSASCGSPLSGGAEGASKGTGYGGGGSGPGASDCRIIRVQMELGEDGSVYKSILVTSQDKAPSVISRVLKKNNRNSAVASEYELVQLLPGERELTIPPSANVFYAMDGASHDFLLRQRRRPSAATLGLTSSPSASGTPPSEGGGGSFPRIKATGRKIARALF, from the exons ATGCTTTCCTCCGGGACTAATGGTGGTGGCCAGGAGCAGGATTTGGGGGCCCAGGAGGGGCCAGAAATTGGATTCGGGGCCCTGAGGCCGTGGACTCCTGGGTCCAGAGGCTGG GCCCCTGTGTCTGTctgggatgaggaggaggatggtGCCACCTTCACTGTCACAAGCCGCCAGTATCGGCCTCTTGATCCCTTG GCCCCAACACCTCCCCCGCGTTCCTCCAGAAGGCTCCGAGCTGGCACTCTGGAGGCCCTGGTCAGACACCTGCTGGATGCCCGGACATCAGGGGCTGACGTGACCTTCACATCAGCTTTCCTGGCCACCCACCGGGCCTTCACCTCCACGCCTGCCCTGCTAGGGCTTGTGGCTGACAG gCTGGAAGCCCTTCAATCTCATCCTGCTGATGAACTAGAGAGGACAATAGG GGTAGCCATCTCTGTACTGTCCACCTGGCTGGCCTCTCACCCTGAGGATTTTGGCTCTGAGGTCAAGGGTCAGCTTGACCGGCTTGAGAGCTTCTTGCTTCGGACCGGGTATGCAGCAGGGGAGGGTGTTGGGGGGGGCAGCGCTGACCTCATCCGCAACCTCCGGTCCCGGGTGGACCCCCAGGCCCCCGACCTTCCTAAGCCCCTGGCCCTCCCCGGCGATCCCCCTGCTGACCCCACGGATGTCCTGGTGTTCCTCGCTGACCACTTGGCCGAACAGCTGACCCTGCTAGATGCG GAGCTGTTTCTCAATCTGGTCCCCTCTCAGTGCCTGGGGAGCCTGTGGGGTCACAGAGACCGGCCAGGACATTCCCACCTCTGCCCATCTGTCCGAGCTACTGTCACACAGTTCAACAAGGTGGCAGGGGCCGTGGTCAGCTCTGTCCTGGGGGCTACCTCAACTGGAGAGGGGCCCGGGGAGGTGACTGTTCGGCCACTCCGTCCTCCCCAGAGGGCCCGGCTCCTGGAGAAGTGGATCCGCGTGGCAGAG GAGTGTCGTCTGCTCCGAAACTTCTCTTCAGTTTATGCTGTTGTGTCGGCCCTGCAATCCAGCCCCATCCACAGGCTTCGAGCAGCCTGGGGGGAAGCAGCcag ggACAGCCTCAGAATCTTCTCCAGCCTCTGCCACATTTTCTCCGAGGAGGATAATTATTCCCAGAGCCGGGAGCTCCTTTTGCAG GAGGTGAAGCTGCAGCCCTCTCTGGAGCCAAATTCCAAGAAGGCCCCGAGGTCTGGCTCCCGGGGTGGG ggtgtggtcccataCCTTGGCACCTTCTTGAAGGACCTGGTCATGCTGGATGCAGCCTCCAAGGATGAGCTGGAG AACGGATACATCAATTTTGACAAGCGGAGGAAG GAGTTTGCTGTCCTTTCTGAGCTGCGGCGGCTCCAGAACGAATGTCGTGGCTATGACCTCCGACCTGATCCTGATATCCAGCGGTGGCTACAGGGGCTCCGGCCACTGACAGAGGCCCAGAG CCACCGAGTGTCCTGTGAGGTGGAACCACCTGGTACCAGTGACCCTCCTGCCCCACGGGTGCTTCGGCCAACGCTGGTCATCTCACAGTGGACAGA GGTTCTGGGCTCTGTTGGGGGACCCACCCCCCTGGTCTCCTGGGACCGGCCCAGCGTGGGGGGAGATGAGGTGCCTGGAACCCCAGCTCCTTTGCTGACCCGGCTGGCCCAG CACATGAAGTGGCCGTCTGTCTCATCTCTGGACTCTGCCCTGGAAAGCACTCCATCCCTGCACAGTCCGGCTGACCCCAGCCACCTCtcccccccagcctcctctcctaGGCCTTCTCGAGGTCACCGCCGCTCTGCCTCCTGtggttccccactcagtgggggtgcagagggggcCTCCAAGGGGACTGGATACGGAGGTGGGGGGTCTGGGCCAGGGGCCTCTGATTGCCGAATCATCCGAGTCCAGATGGAACTGGGGGAAGATGGCAGTGTCTACAAGAGCATCTTG GTGACAAGCCAGGACAAGGCTCCAAGTGTCATCAGTCGTGTGCTTAAGAAAAACAATCGCAATTCTGCGGTGGCTTCAGAGTATGAGCTCGTGCAGCTGCTACCAGGGGAGCGAG AGCTGACCATCCCACCCTCGGCTAACGTCTTCTATGCTATGGATGGAGCTTCACACGATTTCCTCCTACGGCAGCGGCGAAGGCCCTCTGCTGCTACACTGGGTCTCACCAGCAGCCCTTCTGCCTCAGGAACTCCCCcaagtgagggaggagggggttcCTTTCCCAGGATCAAGGCCACAGGGAGGAAGATTGCCCGGGCACTGTTCTGA